TGTTCGACACAATCTGCAACGATCTTGCTTTTCAGATCTCTTATGTTTTCCGTATCCTCTGAACCAGCGTTGGTTTCCGGTTTTTCCTCTTCACCAACATAGGTTTTTATGTGCAATTCCTTGATTTCAATAGGCATAACTTACTTTTCAATTGTAAAATATTGATATCTTAATTCTATGGTCTCAATGACCAGGTTGCTGTCCTCAGCACTCAGATCGGAAATGTTCCACTTAATCGGCCAGGCATTGACTATATTCCATGATACAAGAGGCTTCTGTTCCCATGTAACTTCATCATCCTGCTCCTGCTTTTCAAAATGAAGCAGCTTGACCACTATAGATCGTGGTTCTATGATTAGATTATTGAAAGCATCCAGACACCAGTCGATGACCTTTGAATCTTTGAGCATACCCCTTTTTAAAGTCAAATTTGGATATTTGCTCCGGAGCGGCAGTACATGCTCAAACCTGTTTTCACCGCCTTCCCTTATGG
The DNA window shown above is from Bacteroidales bacterium and carries:
- a CDS encoding phage tail protein; amino-acid sequence: MAEYYPPVGFHFSVDFSEVSDESNDTRFQSVSGLDVELETETIREGGENRFEHVLPLRSKYPNLTLKRGMLKDSKVIDWCLDAFNNLIIEPRSIVVKLLHFEKQEQDDEVTWEQKPLVSWNIVNAWPIKWNISDLSAEDSNLVIETIELRYQYFTIEK